A stretch of Oncorhynchus gorbuscha isolate QuinsamMale2020 ecotype Even-year linkage group LG24, OgorEven_v1.0, whole genome shotgun sequence DNA encodes these proteins:
- the mrps18b gene encoding 28S ribosomal protein S18b, mitochondrial has product MSFFGHAHINNVLPHISPVNFQPSAVNVKMAASIRGIGRIVCRVTPLLLQNIRQNKSLPVRLWTRAVFPGVQSSLALCTAASPEIPSDVGEALARYKDRPWDYLESEEYIALYGTSPVWSDYRRNHKGGIPPQKTRKTCIRGDKICGNPCPICRDSNVIINYQNVKLLQQFISPNTGIVYDSTRTGVCQKQQKQLNQAIGTARDHGLLPFQVPHVDFSGEDYSNCHDAVGSTPPPPITSGDPWYRWYHTIQPDETEVAKVKKTYKAYLK; this is encoded by the exons ATGAGTTTCTTTGGTCATGCGCACATAAATAATGTGCTACCTCACATTTCACCTGTAAACTTTCAACCCTCAGCTGTGAACGTCAAAATGGCAGCATCCATACGAGGCATTGGAAGAATTGTATGCCGTGTGACCCCTTTGCTTTTACAGAATATTCGGCAGAATAAG AGTTTACCTGTCAGGCTTTGGACCCGGGCTGTGTTTCCAGGTGTGCAGTCCAGCCTCGCTCTCTGCACTGCAGCCTCACCCGAGATCCCCAGTGATGTCGGGGAGGCGCTTGCCCGCTACAAGGACAGACCATGGGACTACCTGGAGAGCGAAG AGTACATAGCGCTCTATGGAACCAGTCCAGTGTGGTCTGACTACAGGAGGAACCACAAAGGAGGTATTCCTCCTCAGAAGACGCGCAAGACTTGCATT agaggagacaagatatGTGGGAACCCCTGTCCAATCTGTCGAGACTCCAATGTCATCATTAACTATCAG AACGTGAAGCTACTGCAACAGTTCATCAGTCCAAATACAGGCATTGTCTATGACTCCACACGGACAG GAGTGTGTCAGAAACAGCAAAAGCAGCTCAATCAGGCGATTGGCACTGCAAGAGACCATG GGCTTCTACCCTTCCAGGTTCCTCATGTGGACTTCTCAGGAGAGGACTACTCCAACTGCCATGACGCAGTGGGCTcaacccctcctccccccatTACCTCTGGTGATCCTTGGTACCGGTGGTACCACACCATACAGCCAGACGAGACTGAAGTGGCTAAAGTCAAGAAGACCTATAAGGCATATTTGAAATAG